A region from the Chelmon rostratus isolate fCheRos1 chromosome 6, fCheRos1.pri, whole genome shotgun sequence genome encodes:
- the spata2l gene encoding spermatogenesis associated 2-like: protein MKEMSASRQRATELVAAYDHSLEQQIVGRGSNLVCSDEELWKKVEVLLRDADAQETHCLGLDPLRVMEESLKAAGSTTAAGAGRVRARGGLQGLAKAFEVVEQAALNLYLGPWREEYKVVKMYSGMFTHYIKPVLSMPQIEKLFGLLGYQPSSSRHEQLRLQATRVSPASLEDLLRLSCAFFLARCECRLLLTALGKHVGEAQWELSVVRERQRGNSLQVALDNTKKMLEVTQPLMKPFDGEVEEDLYTDEQVNEGHRGMVVNDDESPRSLTWVIQSRASPPAVKTHSNRVSSLSSSSTSLSAREGTRISTLNCQLTKTSPLEADTTRSSSASMKQDRRPCEESTFDKADSQSHSLQAEAMGLCKSEAEANSFCSCLQSPYLYVKLCIQCNTLHHFTCALLQQCNMESHRVVFADNMTERMEELRAALPLEGGLRVSGRSVSPVLSNAAMSSLVLGDEPKSIIPSLHPITYHNCCDLAQPDPQVLCVSCSVFHSGSCRGLDFCQINHKTKPLGVCSCGTPCSRNPPVLCRYCGNEYCRDCWYRNPVVCKCGQTFDQSSSV, encoded by the exons ATGAAAGAGATGAGTGCCTCCAGGcagagagccacagagctcGTGGCCGCCTATGATCACAGTTTGGAGCAGCAAATAGTGGGACGAGGCTCCAACCTGGTGTGTAGCGATGAGGAGCTGTGGAAGAAGGTGGAGGTGCTGCTGAGGGACGCAGATGCTCAGGAGACGCACTGCCTGGGTCTGGATCCACTGAGGGTGATGGAGGAGTCGCTCAAAGCCGCTGGGTCGACAACAGCAGCCGGTGCCGGGCGAGTCAGGGCCAGAGGAGGCCTTCAAGGCCTGGCTAAAGCGTTCGAGGTTGTGGAGCAAGCAGCGTTGAACCTCTACCTCGGTCCCTGGAGGGAGGAGTACAAAGTTGTTAAG ATGTATTCCGGTATGTTCACCCACTATATCAAACCAGTGCTGTCGATGCCACAGATTGAGAAACTGTTCGGCCTGCTGGGGTACCAGCCCAGCTCTTCTCGCCACGAGCAGCTTCGTCTCCAGGCAACCAGAGTCAGTCCTGCCTCTCTGGAGGACCTCCTCCGCTTGTCTTGTGCCTTCTTTCTGGCCCGCTGTGAGTGTCGCCTCCTTCTGACGGCTCTGGGGAAGCACGTTGGTGAGGCCCAGTGGGAGCTGAGTGTGgtgagggagaggcagagaggaaacagccTACAG GTCGCCCTCGACAACACCAAGAAGATGCTGGAAGTCACCCAGCCGCTGATGAAGCCGTTTGAtggagaagtggaggaggatCTGTACACTGATGAGCAGGTTAATGAGGGGCACAGAGGGATGGTTGTCAATGACGACGAGAGTCCCCGCTCTTTAACCTGGGTGATTCAGAGCCGTGCATCACCCCCTGctgtcaaaacacacagcaacagagtgAGTTCCCTGTCCTCCTCATCCACCTCCCTGTCTGCCCGAGAGGGCACGCGCATCTCTACACTCAACTGCCAGCTGACCAAGACGTCTCCACTGGAGGCAGACACCACCAGAAGCTCCTCAGCCAGCATGAAGCAAGACAGACGTCCCTGTGAAGAGTCAACGTTTGACAAGGCGgactcacagtcacacagtctgCAGGCAGAAGCAATGGGGCTTTGCAAGAGTGAGGCTGAAGCCAACAGCTTTTGTAGCTGTCTCCAATCTCCCTATCTTTATGTCAAACTCTGTATTCAATGCAACACCTTGCACCACTTCACGTGTGCCTTGCTTCAGCAGTGCAACATGGAGAGCCACCGTGTGGTATTCGCTGATAATATGACAGAACGGATGGAAGAATTGAGAGCAGCGTTACCACTGGAGGGAGGCCTCAGAGTGAGTGGTCGGAGTGTGTCACCGGTTCTCTCCAATGCAGCCATGTCCTCCTTAGTTCTCGGCGATGAGCCTAAATCGATCATTccatctcttcatccaatcacctaCCATAACTGCTGCGACCTCGCCCAGCCGGACCCTCAGGTCCTGTGTGTCAGCTGCAGTGTCTTCCACTCTGGCTCCTGTAGAGGACTAGACTTCTGCCAAATTAACCACAAGACCAAGCCACTGGGAGTGTGCTCCTGTGGGACACCATGTTCCAGAAATCCTCCGGTTCTGTGCAGATATTGTGGAAATGAGTACTGTAGGGATTGTTGGTACAGAAATCCTGTTGTATGCAAATGTGGCCAAACTTTTGACCAGTCATCCTCTGTGTGA